One Moorella sp. E308F DNA segment encodes these proteins:
- a CDS encoding NADH-quinone oxidoreductase subunit C: protein MQNEMKPGQDRKKSVEALRSKFGAAILAEAWQTPDQVTLTVELSSLPEIVEEAYYRQGGWLSSVVGNDERGLNGHFAVYYVLSIEKERDSDKNFWLTVKALIPSHKPEFPSVTPRVPAAVWYEREVRDMFGLEPVGLPDARRLVLPDDWPDNLYPLRKDAMDYRFRPDPVAEEENYKFIEVEGEGIVEVPLGPLHITSDEPGHFRLYVDGEYIVDADYRLFYVHRGIEKLAENRMDYDQVTFLAERICGICGYTHSVAYASAVETANGIEVPPRAQYVRTILLEVGRMHSHLLNLGLAAHLVGFDAGFMHFFRVREKAMQMAEILTGGRKTYGMNLIGGVRRDILKDERDQVLRLIAEIRGELDELLDLLLNTTNFISRTQGVGRLDPGVARDFSPVGPNMRGSGYARDTRADHPYGAYDRVPWDVISRDGCDVLSRELVRAAELYESLKIIERCLTEMPPGPVLVEGFAYKPYTFALGYTEAPRGENVHWVMTGNNQQVYRWRARASTYNNWPSLRYMFRGNTVSDAPLIVASIDPCYSCAERVTVVDVRKKKAKTIEYKELERYCQERKNSPLKS from the coding sequence ATGCAAAATGAAATGAAACCCGGACAGGACAGGAAAAAATCTGTGGAGGCCTTGCGGTCTAAGTTCGGGGCGGCGATTCTTGCCGAGGCCTGGCAAACACCGGACCAGGTAACCCTGACGGTCGAACTCAGCTCCCTCCCGGAAATTGTGGAAGAGGCATATTACCGGCAGGGAGGGTGGCTCTCCAGTGTTGTCGGCAATGATGAGCGCGGCTTGAACGGCCACTTTGCGGTGTACTACGTTTTATCCATCGAAAAAGAGAGGGATTCCGATAAAAACTTCTGGTTGACGGTGAAGGCCCTGATTCCTTCCCATAAACCGGAGTTTCCTTCGGTGACCCCGCGGGTGCCGGCCGCCGTATGGTACGAGCGGGAGGTGCGAGATATGTTCGGCCTGGAACCGGTGGGCCTCCCGGATGCGCGGAGACTGGTATTGCCCGATGACTGGCCGGACAACCTGTATCCCCTGCGGAAGGACGCCATGGATTACCGCTTCCGCCCCGACCCGGTGGCAGAGGAAGAAAACTACAAGTTTATCGAAGTAGAAGGGGAGGGTATTGTCGAGGTACCCCTGGGGCCGCTGCACATTACTTCCGACGAGCCCGGACACTTCCGGCTCTACGTCGACGGCGAGTATATAGTGGACGCCGACTACCGCCTTTTCTACGTGCACCGGGGGATCGAGAAACTGGCCGAGAACCGCATGGACTACGACCAGGTTACTTTCCTGGCCGAGCGGATCTGCGGCATCTGCGGTTACACCCATAGTGTGGCGTACGCATCGGCGGTGGAAACTGCCAACGGGATTGAGGTGCCGCCGCGGGCCCAGTATGTCCGCACCATCCTGCTGGAGGTGGGGAGGATGCACAGCCACCTCCTGAATCTGGGGCTGGCGGCCCACCTGGTGGGTTTCGATGCGGGTTTTATGCATTTCTTCCGGGTACGGGAGAAGGCCATGCAGATGGCCGAAATTCTTACCGGGGGCCGTAAAACCTACGGCATGAACCTTATTGGCGGCGTGCGCCGGGATATTTTAAAAGATGAAAGGGACCAGGTTTTGCGGCTAATCGCAGAGATCCGGGGCGAACTGGATGAACTCCTTGACTTGCTGCTGAATACCACCAACTTTATCTCACGAACCCAGGGGGTAGGACGCCTGGACCCCGGGGTAGCCCGGGACTTCAGCCCGGTGGGTCCTAATATGCGGGGTTCCGGGTATGCCCGGGATACGCGGGCTGACCATCCCTACGGTGCCTACGATCGGGTTCCCTGGGATGTTATTTCCAGGGATGGATGCGACGTTCTTTCCAGGGAACTGGTACGGGCGGCAGAGCTTTATGAGTCCTTAAAAATCATTGAGAGGTGCCTGACCGAAATGCCCCCCGGGCCGGTCCTCGTGGAAGGGTTTGCTTATAAACCGTACACCTTCGCGCTCGGATATACTGAAGCCCCCAGGGGAGAAAATGTCCACTGGGTAATGACAGGAAACAATCAGCAGGTGTACCGGTGGAGGGCGCGAGCTTCTACCTATAATAACTGGCCGTCCCTCAGGTATATGTTTCGGGGTAATACGGTGTCCGATGCCCCCCTCATCGTGGCCAGCATCGACCCCTGCTATTCCTGTGCTGAAAGGGTTACCGTGGTCGATGTGCGTAAAAAGAAGGCGAAGACGATCGAATACAAGGAGCTGGAACGGTACTGCCAGGAAAGAAAAAACTCGCCGCTAAAATCCTAA
- a CDS encoding formate hydrogenlyase maturation HycH family protein translates to MPGKVRFYKLCKRFVDEKDEKDAPPRVKQLEYYALAIGHHIGVVDCLSPVMVIDEEDYFQWISKLPRGKARSKLEGLARWGELEINKEHVSTLVAALAGAASSFLPEEKQWAGCLLQHLQSIGKEPAIYLVVRLTK, encoded by the coding sequence ATGCCGGGTAAGGTAAGATTCTACAAGTTATGCAAGAGGTTTGTGGACGAAAAAGACGAAAAAGACGCTCCGCCCCGGGTTAAGCAACTGGAGTATTACGCTCTGGCCATCGGTCACCATATAGGGGTGGTTGATTGTTTGTCGCCCGTCATGGTTATCGACGAGGAGGACTATTTTCAATGGATTAGCAAGCTGCCCCGGGGTAAAGCCAGAAGCAAGCTGGAGGGCCTGGCCAGGTGGGGAGAGCTGGAGATAAATAAAGAGCATGTTTCAACATTAGTAGCGGCACTGGCCGGCGCTGCTTCCAGTTTCCTCCCCGAAGAGAAGCAATGGGCCGGCTGCCTGCTCCAGCATCTCCAATCTATAGGAAAAGAACCGGCTATATATCTGGTGGTGAGGCTGACTAAGTGA
- a CDS encoding formate hydrogenlyase complex iron-sulfur subunit: MLKLLRKALKVGEATVEYPFKPVEVAPGFRGKPVYDFSQCIACGACATACPPNAITMDWDLERGVKSWNINYGRCIFCGRCEEVCPTGAIVLSAEFELATASKEDLYCRAELKLCKCISCGAYFAPCRELEYVLASLKQAGLPEGGHEGWKQLLKVCPECRRRQTASATGVLGCPGRMPGGRQ, encoded by the coding sequence ATGCTAAAATTGCTAAGAAAAGCACTAAAGGTCGGGGAGGCTACTGTTGAGTATCCCTTTAAACCGGTTGAGGTGGCACCAGGGTTTCGCGGTAAACCGGTTTACGACTTTAGCCAGTGTATAGCTTGCGGCGCCTGTGCTACTGCTTGCCCGCCCAATGCCATTACCATGGACTGGGATTTAGAGCGAGGGGTTAAGTCCTGGAATATAAACTACGGCCGCTGCATTTTCTGCGGCCGTTGCGAGGAAGTTTGCCCTACAGGCGCCATCGTTCTTTCGGCAGAGTTTGAATTGGCCACCGCCAGCAAGGAGGACCTGTACTGCCGGGCTGAGCTCAAGCTTTGTAAGTGTATCTCCTGTGGCGCATACTTTGCACCCTGTCGCGAACTGGAATACGTGCTGGCCAGCCTCAAGCAGGCAGGATTGCCGGAGGGCGGCCATGAAGGCTGGAAACAGCTCCTAAAGGTATGCCCGGAGTGCCGGCGCCGGCAGACGGCGAGCGCAACCGGAGTCCTCGGGTGCCCGGGCAGGATGCCGGGAGGGAGGCAGTAA
- the hypA gene encoding hydrogenase maturation nickel metallochaperone HypA: MHELALTAELLKLLERNAREKGIKRIRKVKLVIGAMTSVLPSALEFSFYALKEGPLFEGAQLEIEERPGRGHCQDCQAEVVLDNWCIMCPSCGSRRVAIDQGRELYIDFYEGE; the protein is encoded by the coding sequence ATGCATGAACTGGCCCTGACGGCTGAGTTATTAAAGCTATTAGAACGCAATGCCCGGGAGAAAGGTATAAAGCGCATCCGGAAAGTTAAGCTGGTGATAGGGGCAATGACCTCGGTTTTACCGTCTGCCCTGGAGTTTTCTTTTTACGCGCTTAAAGAAGGTCCGTTGTTTGAGGGGGCCCAATTAGAAATAGAGGAAAGGCCCGGGCGGGGACACTGCCAGGATTGCCAGGCTGAAGTAGTTCTGGATAACTGGTGTATTATGTGCCCTTCCTGCGGGTCGCGGAGGGTTGCCATAGATCAAGGAAGGGAGCTTTATATTGATTTTTATGAAGGCGAATGA
- the hypF gene encoding carbamoyltransferase HypF, with product MAQRSNAEKKGIVRYRIIVKGIVQGVGFRPFIYNLARLYRLKGTVANTSQGVLIEAEGQEETVRAFLASLKEKHPPLSRITALEWDVLEPCGYSSFAIIPSGEGLGKEALIPPDVALCADCAREIMDPRDRHYGYPFTNCTNCGPRFTIVRGVPYDRAKTSMARFPMCPECAREYHDPGNRRFHAQPAACPACGPQVELVDRQGRKVEGNWLELSWRFLQDGKILAVKGLGGFHLVCDAKNREALKTLRRRKGREAKPLAVMCRLETARKYCYVGPEEEKLLSSPQAPIVILTKRADCNLPDELAPGMKTLGIMLPYTPLHLMLLNGPLEILVMTSGNRNGLPLAKDNGRALEELGGIADYFLWHNREIVNRCDDSVVAVIGDTAQILRRSRGYVPSPVNVAVKSSSPVLGAGGDMKNTFCLLKGNQAFVSQHIGDLGSREGEAHFFASLENLKNLIGCEPEVVGYDLHPGYRSSRLAAGIPAKAHFAVQHHHAHMVSCLADNGVDEEAIGVILDGTGYGTDGRLWGFEILTGDCADFTREYHLAYVPLPGGEQAVRYPWRTAVAYLMKYLSAQGESLADRLFQSRGQELEVIKRLVATGFNSPLSSSCGRLFDAVSALLGLCYHNSYEGQAAIELEEMVLDPAEGKKLIPYPFFIEGKVIHPGGVIAGVAADLERGVAREIIATRFHNTVLAMVREAVRRVAERTHIKTVALSGGAWQNRYLFSLAKEILPGDGYRLLVHRQVPANDGGLSLGQAVIACRRWQQCV from the coding sequence ATGGCTCAAAGAAGCAATGCAGAGAAAAAGGGGATTGTCCGCTATCGGATAATCGTCAAAGGGATCGTCCAGGGCGTAGGGTTTCGCCCCTTTATTTATAACCTGGCGAGGCTCTATCGCCTGAAGGGCACTGTTGCCAATACCAGCCAGGGCGTGCTTATCGAAGCCGAAGGCCAGGAGGAGACAGTACGCGCTTTTCTGGCCAGTTTAAAGGAAAAGCATCCCCCGTTATCGCGGATAACAGCTTTAGAATGGGACGTCCTGGAACCCTGCGGCTATAGTTCCTTTGCTATTATCCCCAGTGGCGAAGGGCTCGGAAAAGAAGCCCTGATTCCCCCTGATGTAGCCCTGTGTGCTGATTGTGCCCGGGAAATAATGGACCCCCGGGACAGGCATTACGGCTACCCCTTTACCAACTGTACCAATTGTGGACCGCGATTTACCATTGTACGGGGCGTACCTTATGACCGTGCGAAAACCTCCATGGCCCGGTTTCCGATGTGTCCGGAATGCGCCCGGGAATACCACGATCCGGGCAACAGAAGATTCCACGCCCAGCCGGCCGCCTGCCCGGCCTGCGGGCCGCAGGTGGAGCTGGTGGACAGGCAGGGGCGAAAGGTGGAAGGCAACTGGTTGGAGCTGAGCTGGAGATTCTTGCAAGACGGCAAGATATTAGCCGTAAAAGGGCTGGGAGGCTTTCACCTGGTATGCGATGCCAAGAATAGGGAAGCATTGAAAACCCTCCGCCGGCGCAAGGGCCGTGAAGCCAAACCCCTGGCGGTAATGTGCCGCCTGGAGACGGCCAGGAAGTACTGTTACGTTGGTCCGGAGGAGGAAAAACTCCTGTCTTCTCCTCAAGCACCTATTGTTATCCTTACCAAACGGGCCGACTGTAATTTGCCGGATGAGCTGGCCCCGGGGATGAAGACCCTGGGTATAATGTTACCTTATACACCGCTGCACTTGATGCTTTTAAACGGTCCCCTGGAAATTTTAGTCATGACCAGCGGTAATCGCAACGGTTTGCCCCTGGCAAAAGACAACGGGAGAGCCCTGGAGGAACTGGGCGGTATAGCCGACTATTTTCTCTGGCACAATCGCGAGATTGTCAACCGCTGCGACGATTCCGTCGTAGCGGTGATAGGTGATACGGCTCAGATTTTGCGCCGCTCGCGGGGATATGTCCCCTCGCCCGTTAATGTTGCGGTTAAATCCAGTTCCCCTGTGCTGGGCGCCGGCGGGGACATGAAAAACACCTTTTGCCTTTTAAAAGGCAATCAAGCCTTTGTCAGCCAGCACATCGGCGACCTGGGCAGCAGGGAAGGTGAAGCACACTTTTTCGCCAGCCTGGAGAATTTAAAAAACCTCATCGGCTGCGAACCTGAAGTGGTCGGTTATGACCTGCATCCCGGCTATCGTTCCTCCCGCCTGGCGGCAGGAATTCCGGCCAAGGCGCACTTTGCCGTTCAACACCATCACGCCCATATGGTTTCTTGCCTGGCCGACAATGGCGTGGATGAGGAAGCAATCGGGGTAATCCTTGATGGAACCGGATACGGAACCGACGGGCGTCTCTGGGGTTTTGAGATCCTTACCGGGGATTGTGCCGATTTTACCAGGGAGTATCACCTGGCCTATGTACCGTTGCCCGGTGGCGAGCAGGCAGTACGTTACCCATGGCGGACAGCAGTAGCCTATTTAATGAAATACCTTTCGGCGCAAGGCGAGTCGCTTGCCGACCGCCTTTTTCAAAGCAGGGGGCAGGAGCTTGAGGTTATCAAACGCCTCGTCGCCACAGGCTTTAATTCACCGCTAAGCTCGAGCTGCGGTCGTCTTTTTGACGCCGTTTCGGCCCTCCTCGGCCTCTGCTACCATAATAGTTACGAAGGACAGGCGGCAATCGAGCTGGAAGAAATGGTCCTGGACCCGGCAGAGGGCAAAAAATTAATACCCTATCCATTTTTTATCGAGGGAAAGGTTATCCATCCGGGCGGGGTCATAGCCGGCGTGGCGGCCGACCTGGAACGGGGAGTTGCCAGGGAGATTATTGCCACCCGTTTCCACAATACGGTCCTGGCGATGGTACGCGAGGCGGTACGCCGGGTTGCTGAAAGAACACATATAAAGACTGTAGCCCTTAGCGGTGGTGCCTGGCAAAACCGCTATCTTTTCAGCCTTGCTAAAGAAATCCTGCCTGGTGACGGTTATCGCCTGCTGGTCCACCGGCAGGTACCGGCCAATGATGGGGGGCTTTCCCTGGGCCAGGCAGTAATCGCTTGCCGGAGGTGGCAACAATGTGTTTAG
- the hypB gene encoding hydrogenase nickel incorporation protein HypB, which translates to MKVIMAQKLLQANQDIAEQNRKHLSQILTVNLIGSPGAGKTTLLERTIASLKKDLAIGVIEGDISTTLDAERIAGQGVDVVQINTEGACHLDASLISKALQELDPSSLDLIFIENVGNLVCPAEFDLGEDYKVALLSVTEGSDKPAKYPLVFHEARAMVITKVDLLSYTDFDLKAVEEGVKAANPAAQFFVTSAKTGEGLEAWCLWLKEAMQRKRGLSAIG; encoded by the coding sequence ATGAAAGTAATAATGGCTCAAAAGCTTCTCCAGGCCAATCAAGATATAGCCGAGCAAAACCGCAAGCACCTATCCCAGATACTAACTGTCAACCTGATAGGTTCGCCCGGTGCGGGTAAAACCACCCTCCTGGAAAGAACCATAGCTTCGTTAAAGAAGGATCTTGCCATTGGAGTAATTGAGGGTGATATATCCACCACCCTTGATGCCGAGCGCATTGCCGGGCAAGGGGTGGATGTAGTCCAGATCAATACAGAAGGAGCTTGTCACCTAGATGCCAGTTTGATTTCTAAAGCGCTGCAGGAGCTCGACCCTTCCAGCCTGGACCTTATATTTATCGAAAACGTAGGCAACCTGGTTTGCCCGGCCGAATTCGACCTGGGAGAGGATTACAAGGTGGCCCTGCTGAGCGTTACTGAAGGCAGCGACAAGCCGGCCAAGTACCCCTTGGTGTTTCACGAAGCCAGGGCAATGGTCATTACCAAAGTGGACCTCTTATCGTATACTGACTTTGACTTGAAAGCAGTCGAAGAAGGAGTAAAGGCAGCCAATCCTGCTGCGCAGTTTTTCGTAACCTCAGCTAAAACCGGCGAGGGCCTGGAGGCCTGGTGTTTATGGCTCAAAGAAGCAATGCAGAGAAAAAGGGGATTGTCCGCTATCGGATAA
- the hycI gene encoding hydrogenase maturation peptidase HycI, with the protein MKGLVITVGNELMGDDGAGPLLARLLEEKRLPGWEVINGGAAPENYLHQVRDLQPEAVVVVDACEMNLQAGSIRLISEKDIAWEFFLTTHRLPLSFFISALKELVPEVYFVGIQPAVVAFGLPISPEVKQAVETVYQKLQTGELDFPHLD; encoded by the coding sequence GTGAAGGGGCTGGTGATTACTGTAGGCAACGAACTGATGGGCGATGATGGAGCCGGGCCGTTGCTGGCCCGTCTCCTGGAAGAAAAACGCCTCCCCGGGTGGGAGGTAATCAACGGCGGGGCGGCGCCGGAGAATTACCTGCACCAGGTGCGCGATCTCCAACCGGAAGCGGTGGTGGTAGTGGATGCCTGCGAAATGAACCTGCAGGCCGGGAGCATACGCCTCATATCGGAGAAGGATATTGCCTGGGAGTTTTTTCTGACCACCCACCGGTTACCCCTGTCATTTTTCATCTCGGCTTTGAAAGAACTGGTGCCGGAAGTCTATTTTGTCGGTATCCAGCCGGCGGTAGTCGCCTTCGGTCTGCCGATTTCGCCTGAAGTAAAACAAGCCGTTGAGACTGTGTACCAAAAGCTGCAAACGGGGGAGCTCGATTTTCCGCACCTCGATTGA
- a CDS encoding NADH-quinone oxidoreductase subunit B family protein, with the protein MDQEVKLAELKARLKKVIKRSVYIYRVDCGGCNGCEIEIFAATSPVYDPERLGMKVVASPRHADVLLYTGPMTRAMRLPAIRAYQAAPDPKIVVAYGACGCSGGIFHDCYSVWGGADSIFPVDVYIPGCPPTPAATLYGLAMALDLLQQKIKGEQFAETEVTRVVPQYDGVCPELAKEIEQEARLLSGYLHGRRIAAQYLQFVREGDPLAVDRKIKELIKQEKDPRLAEVFLSLHKIYMEKMERVGHNAG; encoded by the coding sequence ATGGACCAGGAAGTAAAACTGGCGGAGCTAAAGGCAAGGCTAAAGAAAGTCATCAAACGATCTGTCTATATCTACCGGGTGGACTGCGGGGGGTGTAATGGATGTGAGATTGAAATTTTTGCCGCCACCTCTCCTGTTTACGACCCGGAGAGGCTGGGGATGAAGGTGGTGGCCTCTCCCCGGCATGCCGATGTTCTTCTCTACACCGGCCCCATGACCAGGGCCATGCGGCTGCCGGCCATACGGGCGTATCAGGCGGCCCCCGATCCCAAAATCGTGGTAGCCTACGGCGCGTGTGGCTGTAGCGGCGGTATCTTTCATGATTGTTACAGTGTGTGGGGAGGGGCTGACAGCATTTTCCCTGTAGATGTATATATTCCCGGCTGCCCTCCAACTCCGGCAGCGACGTTGTACGGCCTGGCTATGGCCCTGGATTTACTCCAACAAAAGATAAAAGGAGAGCAGTTTGCAGAAACGGAGGTTACCAGGGTCGTTCCGCAATATGATGGAGTTTGCCCCGAACTGGCCAAAGAGATTGAGCAGGAGGCCCGCCTTTTGAGCGGTTACCTGCATGGACGGCGCATAGCCGCCCAATATCTCCAGTTCGTCAGGGAAGGAGACCCGCTGGCGGTCGACCGGAAGATTAAAGAGCTGATCAAGCAGGAGAAAGACCCGCGACTGGCCGAAGTTTTTTTGAGCTTGCACAAAATTTATATGGAGAAGATGGAGAGGGTAGGCCATAATGCCGGGTAA